TTGACTTATCTATTAATTAActtgatttttgtttgttagATCAAAGTATAAATTCAACTCTCCGTAGAGTATCTGGAAAGTTAACTATTACTATTAATGATCTGAATTGACCGTGGGATACAAGCCTAATAGGATAACTCGAGCTGGCAtcccaaattttttgaaatctaGTAACTCGAGAATTCTTTCGATCTCAGctcttcaaaatcattaCTCTGTTTGTATTTGATAGCTTAATATTTATGGAAATTGAAGTTTTCAGATTTTCAGGTgtgaaaacttttttttgcgtGAGACTTTAAATCTTTGTGCTAAATTAACTTAAGACTAATCgtatttatttgtaaagaataaagtaaaaacataaaaagtATATGAAAGACTCAAATATTCCAATTTTCCACATCCATAATCCTTTGCTACAATTGCATGTATTTCACTAACTATcgttatattttttcgCCATGATGTTGTTTTGGGTACGACGTTTGAAACACCGTCCTAGGGTAGGGTTTGCTAAACAGTCACACAGTATCCAAAAAACCGTCGTGGAAAGAAACTTCTAACTTGAACAACCACCAAAAATGGTAAGTGACAATCGATTGAAATAGTCGataaattgataaaaaccAGTCTATCTAACATAAATGTAGGCACCCAAGTCTAAAAAGGTCGCACCCTCACCTTTTGCTCAGCCTAAGGCTGCAAAAACTACTAAGAACCCTTTGTTCGTGAGCCGTCCCCGTTCCTTTGGTATTGGACAAGACATCCAACCTAAGCGTGACTTGAGCCGTTTTGTTAAGTGGCCTGAGTATATCCGCCTTCAACGCCGTCGCAAGATTTTGAACTTGCGTTTGAAGGTTCCTCCTGCCATTGCTCAGTTCCAGAAGACTTTGGACAAAAACACTGCTACTCAGGTCTTCAAGTTGCTTAACAAGTACCGTCCTGAGACTGCTGCTGAAAAGAAGCAACGTTTGGTTGCTGAAGCCGAGGCTGTTGCCAACGGCAAGTCTGCTCAAGACGTCTCTAAGAAGCCTTACAATGTTAAATATGGTTTGAACCATGTTGTAGCTCTCATTGAGGCCAAGAAGGCTAAGTTGGTTCTCATTGCCAGCGATGTCGACCCCATTGAACTCGTCGTTTTCTTGCCTGCTTTGTGCAAGAAGATGGGTGTTCCTTATGCCATTGTCAAGAACAAGGCCCGCCTTGGTACTGTCATTCACCAAAAGACTGCTGCTGTTTTAGCTGTCACTGAGGTCCGTGAGGAAGACAAGAACGAACTCGCTTCTATTGTCTCCGCCGTTGATGCTAACTTCTCTGCTAAGTACGACGAAAGCCGTCGTAAGTGGGGTGGTGGTATCATGGGTGGTAAGACCCAAGCTTTGCTCGCTAAGCGTGCTAAGGCTGCTGCCGCTACTGTTCGTCTCTAGATAAATTCATCTGGAttgaaaatggaaattCTTAAGTTCTTTTGGGAGAAGTTTATAATTGGCGTGTTATGTAGTTAATCAATGACGCGTTGACATATGTTATATCTCTTATCAAGTCTAAAGTAGCTAAGTCAATGTAGGAGAAGTATGTATGGAGTTTTTACAGACTGTCAGTGATAATACCCGTAGTTAGTTGTCCGGTAATAAGTTCTCGAGTGTTTTTGTTGGTTAAGAAAACTAAATTAACCCAATTGTTATATAATTAAGTATTTAGAAGCTGTTATAAGCTTGTATGATCGATAAAGCCATACTGCTGTGATAACGAAATTTTCATGGCATTTCGAAACGAGAGTTAGTCAGTAATATAACTCATTTTATTCACGATGTGGTAGTTACTATTTTGTCgttcaataataaaaaacttacaaaTTTAGTACGAGTACTTTGCAGTGGTGATAAAATACTCAAGGAGACCCAAACGAATAGAATAAATTGCCCGAAACCATAAAGATGTTTAAgaatttcaaagaaaaaattgtattagACTTTTAGCCACTGAATACTAGATACTAGTATAAACAATGTGAAAACTCCGGTTCCACATATATACCACCTGTCATTAACCAATTTACTTGATTTGGATGGTTTCAAGAGTTTTAGACCTTTGGTGACTTCTTGttaaaaatactttaaatACATTTACCTTAGCATCTTTAGGGACATcatacttttgaaaagtacttttcataatcaatttttgagtaGCTCATAATGTTTGTCACCCCCATTGAACACGCggttcaaaaaagaaaaaaacaaaaacaaagggtttgtttaaatttacaaagGAACTGATCTAATGGATGATAGAGCGTTGTCGATCCAGTTACTCGTGAACGACAATTAAAACGAAACCTTGCAGACTTGGAGAAGGATAATTTTTCGGACATTAGATTTGAAATCCCAAAAGATTTGCGTATGTAATCTGATCTATGATACGTCTGCTCAATCTAACTTGTTACAGTTCAGAGACGAGTTCTACCTATAAGTGTTCGACGAATTCTATCTTCGAGGAAAACATTCGTTAATTACCTTGATGAAACTGTATGCAAATTGTAAgctgattttatttactctAACCATATATAGCCAAATAGTAGGTATAATACCTGTGTTGCAAAACCGTCTTACAAACCTCCGCGAAAATTCTGTAATGTATGTGGTTATTGGGGAAAATATGCTTGTCAAAATTGTGGAACTAGTTATTGCTCAAAAGGGTGTGAGGTTATACATTCTGAAACAAGGTGTATGAAAGTATATGCCTAAAAGTTGACCTTTTGCTTACTACTAATGATTACACTGGTTTCGTAAAAGGAAGCCTCAATTCTATTACAAATCGGTATTTATGTAAGAATGAACAAAtgagaaattttatttttaaatagcaTAATACCTAGAACGATAATGAGGATGCTTATTTGGATTCAACAAAAGATCCTCTTGATTCACTCCTTTATACGCGGAATTTGGAATGCTATCATACTGTGgaacaattttaaaaattacaaatttaatgaCTACAATAGAATAATGAAATGTATGAAGGCTATGGACACATTGTATAGACACATGATTTTACCAACATATGTactatgaaaaatttatttcatagTTTATGGAATtaatattagaaaaaagctTAGACTAGTAATAAACTAAacttgtaaaaaatattaatttatgaGTAATATATATCTACAGAAATGCTATTTCGATTGTATGAGCTTTTTGACCAGTCGAGGTATTTCAGTGCATTTCGCTATATGGAAGGTTGGgtgaatttttcaaaaaccaACTCTACATAATTATctaaacatttttattcGGATGGCTTCAAGTAAGGAAAATAACTTGAAAAACTCCGTATACCGAGATGCTTTTCTCGATATAAGCTCTAAGAGTAGAAAAACTGCGGAAAAGCCGAgttctaaaaaaatggaaaaagatACTGAGGAATTGGAGCTCGAAAATGCGGTTTTCGGAAACATTAACAAtttctcttcctttttAGATAAAGAGAATGAGACTTTTGATGTGATGATGAACGAAGCTCCCGAATTGAGCGAAGATAACGATGCTCAAGAAGATGAATTGGAAAAGCTGGAAGATGCAGAGCTTTTCATGTTCGATACTGGCTCAGCAGATGGAGCCAAAGATTCTGTACCTTTAGATATTATAGCTGGAGATAATACGGTGAAGGAGGACGAAGAAGCTAGTAATGAAATCCCTTCGATTTGGGAAGACAGCGACGATGAGCGGTTGATGATATCTTTGCAGGACCACTCGAGATTAAGAAAATTGCGTCAAtatgaagatgaagacaTGGTTAATGGTCTTCAATACGCCAGAAGGTTACGAACCCAGTTTGAAAGAGTTTATCCAGTGCCTGAATGGGCTAAAAAGCAAGACGTAACcgaagaagaggatgaaTTTAATGCTTTATCGGAGAAAAGTGTCATTCCTAAATCTTTGAAGAGTCTATTCAAATCTTCAGTTTCCTACATAAATCAATCCTCAAAGCTTCTTGCTCCTGGTACTATCAACATCAAACGGCTTAAAGATGCCAACTTCCAAGCACCTTCTCACAGTGGAATTCGTTGTATGTCTATTCATCCttattttcctcttttGCTTACTTGTGGCTTTGATCGCACACTTCGCATTTATCAGCTTGATGGCAAAGTCAATCCACTGGTAACATCTTTGCATTTACGTTCTTCAGCTCTTCAAACTGCGTTGTTTCATCCGGATGGTAAACGAGTAATAGCTGCTGGTCGGAGAAAATACATGTACATTTGGGATTTGGAGTCTGCCCAAGTTCAAAAAGTTAGTCGTATGTATGGACAAGAGAACTTTCAGCCAAGTATGGAAAGGTTTCACGTAGATCCAACTGGGAAGTACATTGCTTTGGAAGGAAGATCTGGCCATATAAATTTACTGCATGCTCTTACTGGTCAGTTTGCTACaagctttaaaattgaaggTGTACTTTCCGACGTTTTGTTCACTTCTGACGGGTCGGAAATGTTGGTGCTTAGTTATGGTGCGGAGGTATGGCATTTTAATGTTGAGCAACGTTCAGTCGTTCGTCGTTGGCAAGTTCAAGATGGTGTATCTACCActcatttttgtttggacCCATCTAATAAGTATTTGGCAATTGGTAGCAAGAGTGGTATTGTTAATATATATGACCTCCAGACATCCAATGCGGACGCTGCACCAAAACCTGTCACTACATTGGATAATATTACTTTCAGCATAAATAGTATGAGCTTTTCTCAAGATAGTCAAGTTTTAGCTATCGCATCTCGAGGAAAGAAGGATACTCTACGACTCGTTCATGTTCCCAGCTTTAGTGTGTTCCGTAATTGGCCCACCAGCGCTACGCCTTTAGGCAGAGTTACATGCCTAGCTTTTGGTAAGGGTGGTGAGTTATGTGTTGGTAATGAAGCTGGAAGGGTTGGACTTTGGAAACTAGCTCATTATGATTTGAAGTTTGTGCCagataaaattattaattggGAAATACGGTTGGGCAAATTTGGATACGTTTTATTAGGGATTCAAATCTTAATACTACATGTAGACGTTGTTATATTATAGATCAATGCATTACATTATTATTACTAAAAAGCTTTAAGcgaaatataataaaattcaaGTCCTTATAGTACCTTTTTTATACCTAGGTTCGAAACACTAGTAAACGATTGTTTAATATGAGCCGATTCATTTTTCTGCTGTATGTTCTCTTCAACAGAATTTATAGAAAGAGGAAATCTATTACACGTTAATGGAGTCAATATCAGACTCctaatttgtttgtttttttttggtaaataaatagtaaacGTTCACTGAACACCGTATTTTTGCTTAACTTGTTCCAAGGCGGCATACCTTGCTGCCAAATCTTGACCATCAACCTTAGCTCTTTCAGGGTTATAATAATgcactaaaaaaaaagttaacaAGAAGATATTAAAAAGCCGTTAGAAAggagaaattaaaattaatagtaGCTAATACATTCCCTAAGATAACGTACCAACCAAGTATCTATCCATGAAGTTGTAGCCAGAAAGCTTTTCGCAAGCTCGACGAGCGTCTTGAACGTTTTCATAAACCACAAATGCAGTACCTCTTGTTTGAACCGTATTCCCCAGCCTTATTTGTCGTACAGGACCATACCTACCAAAAAGATCGTACATCTCTTCTGctgtaattttaaaagacaAGTTCTTGATGAATAGGATAGAATTGACTTCTTGATTAACTGTAGATGGAGGcatttgttatttttacGATCTTAACactttttgttaaaaaaatcaaatttcgAAAAGAAATGATTTGGTTTGCTTTGGAAAGGATAAATATTCCTAAAAGGTTGGTTGGGATCAGATGGAAAATACTCGTTATCACAGCTTGGAGATTGATGTTGTATAGTCAATCCTATACGTGAGTTTAATTATAGTAGAAAAGATTGAGACATGAATATTAAAGGTTACGTTTCGTGGTTTGGACAAGAAGAGGTATATGCTGGGAAATCGAATGGACCAACAGATCGTAGACAAAACGGTTCAACCTTTTACCAAaattttcctcttcttttaCCTGGTAACTCCAAATGTCAAATGCAATCCTTAGTTCATGAGATCTTTGATCAGAGTTGAAACTGACATGGCGGTGATTTCAATAGAGAGTCAATTTAAAGtgattttcaaattataCATAACTAGTTGAAAAtcataaacatttttattggtattttttgcttcctCGTTTGTCTATCCTACAGGAAATAGGTTTCAACTTTAAAACTGACAATTGCAAAGAATAGTTTGATAGTATAGTTGTATCAtcaatttatatttttccttatttctttactttcttttaactTATACTCTTGTTTGGCAATGGGACTTTTATCAAGGAAACAATTTGGTATCATTGATCTTTTGCCTACAGACCAACTAgttcatcaatttcttctcaagttcttttgaaatttcttaaattttttatttcctgATCCCAGAAAACTACATCtgcaaaattaatgattcATTTTACGCTTCCAATGCCATG
This region of Schizosaccharomyces pombe strain 972h- genome assembly, chromosome: II genomic DNA includes:
- the sap14 gene encoding Pre-mRNA branch site p14-like protein: MPPSTVNQEVNSILFIKNLSFKITAEEMYDLFGRYGPVRQIRLGNTVQTRGTAFVVYENVQDARRACEKLSGYNFMDRYLVVHYYNPERAKVDGQDLAARYAALEQVKQKYGVQ
- the vps71 gene encoding Swr1 complex histone chaperone module subunit Vps71, which encodes MFVTPIEHAVQKRKKQKQRSVVDPVTRERQLKRNLADLEKDNFSDIRFEIPKDLLQRRVLPISVRRILSSRKTFVNYLDETPNSRYNTCVAKPSYKPPRKFCNVCGYWGKYACQNCGTSYCSKGCEVIHSETRCMKVYA
- the utp18 gene encoding putative CGI-48 family protein, yielding MASSKENNLKNSVYRDAFLDISSKSRKTAEKPSSKKMEKDTEELELENAVFGNINNFSSFLDKENETFDVMMNEAPELSEDNDAQEDELEKLEDAELFMFDTGSADGAKDSVPLDIIAGDNTVKEDEEASNEIPSIWEDSDDERLMISLQDHSRLRKLRQYEDEDMVNGLQYARRLRTQFERVYPVPEWAKKQDVTEEEDEFNALSEKSVIPKSLKSLFKSSVSYINQSSKLLAPGTINIKRLKDANFQAPSHSGIRCMSIHPYFPLLLTCGFDRTLRIYQLDGKVNPLVTSLHLRSSALQTALFHPDGKRVIAAGRRKYMYIWDLESAQVQKVSRMYGQENFQPSMERFHVDPTGKYIALEGRSGHINLLHALTGQFATSFKIEGVLSDVLFTSDGSEMLVLSYGAEVWHFNVEQRSVVRRWQVQDGVSTTHFCLDPSNKYLAIGSKSGIVNIYDLQTSNADAAPKPVTTLDNITFSINSMSFSQDSQVLAIASRGKKDTLRLVHVPSFSVFRNWPTSATPLGRVTCLAFGKGGELCVGNEAGRVGLWKLAHYD
- the rpl8 gene encoding 60S ribosomal protein eL8, coding for MAPKSKKVAPSPFAQPKAAKTTKNPLFVSRPRSFGIGQDIQPKRDLSRFVKWPEYIRLQRRRKILNLRLKVPPAIAQFQKTLDKNTATQVFKLLNKYRPETAAEKKQRLVAEAEAVANGKSAQDVSKKPYNVKYGLNHVVALIEAKKAKLVLIASDVDPIELVVFLPALCKKMGVPYAIVKNKARLGTVIHQKTAAVLAVTEVREEDKNELASIVSAVDANFSAKYDESRRKWGGGIMGGKTQALLAKRAKAAAATVRL